In one Myxosarcina sp. GI1 genomic region, the following are encoded:
- the sodN gene encoding superoxide dismutase, Ni, which produces MLKQLITTFKNFFPAPEVSAHCDGPCGVYDPASARIAAEAVVSMTKKILELEHPDIGNKSAMIEYHNTLSRFVTIKEEQAQITKDELLILWTDYFKPKHLEQYPDLHDTFWKAAKLCSACKVEVSSQHANELMDAVHKIHDMFWSSKEKDVTWYKAS; this is translated from the coding sequence ATGTTGAAACAACTAATTACTACATTTAAAAATTTCTTTCCCGCACCAGAAGTTAGCGCACACTGCGATGGTCCCTGTGGCGTTTACGACCCTGCATCGGCTCGTATTGCTGCCGAAGCAGTAGTTTCGATGACTAAAAAAATTCTTGAATTAGAGCATCCCGACATTGGTAACAAGTCAGCGATGATTGAATATCATAATACTTTGTCTCGCTTTGTTACCATTAAAGAAGAACAAGCTCAAATCACCAAAGACGAGCTTTTGATTTTGTGGACAGATTACTTTAAACCCAAACATTTAGAACAATACCCCGATTTACATGATACTTTCTGGAAAGCAGCCAAACTTTGCTCTGCTTGTAAGGTAGAAGTAAGCTCCCAACACGCTAACGAACTAATGGATGCAGTTCATAAAATCCACGATATGTTCTGGTCTAGCAAAGAAAAAGATGTTACCTGGTATAAAGCTAGCTAG